The following proteins are co-located in the Robbsia betulipollinis genome:
- the motA gene encoding flagellar motor stator protein MotA — protein MLVGLGFVIVVGCVIGSFLGAGGHIAALMQPLELLCILGAAIGAFVISNSGKTIKTTLGALPKCFKGATYTKERYVQLISLLFEILQKARKDGMMALEADVETPASSPVFTKYPEVLADTHLLDFIIDYLRMMSSGNLTVHEIQDLMDAELETHHAEAAVPSSALQAVADGLPAFGIVSAVMGVVHTMGSVGAAPAVLGEMIAGALVGTFLGILLAYGFVGPLASLLLAKSKEESKPYECVKCVLLASLGGYAPSIAVEFGRKVLFTFDRPSFTELEDAVKATRGPR, from the coding sequence ATGCTTGTTGGATTGGGATTCGTCATTGTCGTCGGGTGCGTCATCGGGAGCTTCCTGGGCGCGGGCGGCCATATCGCCGCGCTGATGCAGCCTCTGGAACTGCTGTGCATCCTGGGTGCGGCGATCGGCGCCTTCGTCATCAGCAATTCCGGCAAGACGATCAAAACGACGCTGGGCGCCCTGCCGAAGTGCTTCAAGGGGGCGACCTATACCAAGGAACGCTATGTGCAGCTGATCTCGCTGTTGTTCGAGATACTGCAGAAGGCGCGCAAGGACGGCATGATGGCCCTCGAGGCCGATGTCGAGACGCCCGCCTCCAGTCCGGTTTTCACCAAATACCCGGAAGTGCTGGCGGACACGCACCTGCTCGATTTCATCATCGACTACCTGCGCATGATGTCCTCGGGCAATCTGACGGTGCACGAAATCCAGGACCTGATGGACGCGGAACTGGAGACGCATCACGCCGAAGCCGCCGTCCCGTCCTCGGCATTGCAGGCAGTGGCCGATGGTCTGCCGGCGTTCGGCATCGTCTCCGCGGTGATGGGTGTGGTGCACACGATGGGTTCGGTGGGGGCCGCGCCGGCGGTGCTGGGCGAGATGATCGCGGGCGCGCTGGTGGGTACGTTCCTCGGCATCCTGCTCGCCTACGGTTTCGTCGGCCCGCTGGCGAGCCTGCTGCTGGCGAAATCGAAGGAGGAAAGCAAACCCTACGAGTGCGTCAAATGCGTGCTGCTCGCATCTCTCGGCGGCTATGCGCCCAGCATCGCGGTCGAATTCGGCCGCAAGGTACTCTTCACCTTCGATCGCCCGAGCTTCACTGAGCTGGAGGACGCGGTGAAAGCGACGCGGGGGCCGCGATGA